Proteins co-encoded in one Leishmania panamensis strain MHOM/PA/94/PSC-1 chromosome 22 sequence genomic window:
- a CDS encoding mRNA cap methyltransferase, putative (TriTrypDB/GeneDB-style sysID: LpmP.22.0090), which yields MQLQNLKAVSELNKDKPHRRWCCQANDAWHSAIHADDDTDVSELQMANVEVALEGMLSGASLPSSEMLQCVLRHANVTTNTNYAEFPGPMCTPLCRKDIVRLRQHAYTFTEKSDGIRVVVVSMWKPRFPSWMADDTADASASSVNLSHLTSILALEQARRALHWRTDQSKEAAARVSLSLGGRSCSLEPLSKLEPCESECFTLTVATDTDDASFSAVTLQRHQRGRHFTYAVDRSLDAVYLFMDDHTTLGYHTFVLDAELMSVHRSVTTSPGVPRLVLGAFDLFSYAGAADRVLVNLAACTMADRYDALKTLVQTCALPVTSDECGYVSWYVKDMWALSDIEDCLAKLRYCTESQCFLYEGPYGPTENDGLIFTPNDFPVAVGSSNVQLKWKWRHLLSIDWLLQASDKQPDMYIVSLFFMKKNYGYREDVAGHWRLRKPMHILNPRGFEVPVDAAVVAECAFDSETQQWYIQRLRPDKLGANSIITAISVYESLVENISLPHLLELLQVKTAEAKRQADTLECAARPRVGAADASGMVSSIVDAAEAEKFVTAKLTLRAIRESRGNAELYLNVYTNSTNKTVMHPLPFPLRKIRDCIGLGYHPGAGSEALVPSLEEALYIQLANAGGCYAWSDYVVDASYDGDSGYWEVIHTNPHGNNKEAIFDNVIEHLDWVLRHRTAPEAATLLQRRRDAPLVVSRPPSFEATQHTNRHYSSVAKELVNAERSDLRRFNNWVKSVLLTTTAAAIRDALKPPAKLHVLDVCGGRGGDLLKWQHIRPAFLFMTDASVECVAEAAARYSTSEGQSVKVAHGKKGFPAFFAVHDAFDESSGLREDLLKRGPFQLTSCQFSMHYGCRSKEGMQYFVKAIADSLAPHGRFIGTTVSDAELLIRAKEHGAEFGNDVYDVRFSAETFAELKSVNFEPSTLSFGTPYVARVERSVQDMTEYLVPWDAFVALCAEHQLTLMLEDNFMHYYDQHKDTKAGNAIALEQCRKRSSNGDVVDSPLSPSERAAVGLYRLFVFEKTKVKLSRCGPAEGRQGRRAE from the coding sequence ATGCAGCTGCAAAACCTCAAGGCGGTAAGCGAATTAAACAAGGATAAGCCGCATCGCAGATGGTGCTGCCAAGCAAATGACGCATGGCACAGTGCCATTCACGCCGATGACGACACCGACGTCTCTGAACTACAAATGGCCAACGTGGAGGTCGCACTGGAGGGAATGCTgagcggtgcatcgctgccgtccaGTGAGATGCTCCAGTGCGTCCTGCGCCACGCCAATGTGACGACCAACACGAATTACGCAGAGTTCCCAGGCCCGATGTGCACGCCTCTCTGCAGGAAAGACATCGTTCGCCTACGTCAGCACGCGTACACGTTCACGGAAAAAAGCGATGGTATCCGTGTAGTGGTGGTTTCCATGTGGAAGCCTCGTTTCCCCTCATGGATGGCCGATGACACAGCCGATGCCAGCGCTTCGTCGGTGAATCTTTCTCACCTCACAAGCATCTTGGCGTTAGAGCAGGCACGCCGTGCGCTACACTGGCGTACCGATCAGAGcaaagaagctgctgctcgcgtgtccctctctcttggaGGGCGGAGCTGTTCACTCGAGCCGCTGTCCAAACTCGAGCCTTGTGAGTCGGAGTGTTTCACACTGACGGTGGCGACTGACACTGATGATGCTTCGTTCTCAGCAGTGACgttgcagcgccaccagcgtggCCGCCATTTCACCTACGCGGTGGACCGCTCGCTCGACGCGGTTTACCTCTTCATGGATGATCATACGACTCTTGGGTATCATACCTTCGTGCTGGATGCAGAGCTCATGTCGGTGCACCGGTCTGTGACTACCTCGCCTGGAGTGCCTCGCTTGGTACTTGGGGCATTTGATCTCTTCTCTTACGCGGGGGCAGCAGACAGGGTCTTGGTGAACTTGGCAGCGTGCACCATGGCAGACCGCTATGATGCGCTCAAGACGCTGGTGCAGACCTGCGCATTACCTGTCACCTCTGACGAATGCGGGTACGTGTCCTGGTACGTCAAGGACATGTGGGCTCTCTCTGATATTGAGGACTGCCTGGCAAAGCTGCGCTACTGCACCGAGTCGCAGTGCTTCCTCTACGAGGGCCCTTACGGCCCAACGGAGAATGATGGTCTTATCTTCACACCCAACGACTTCCCTGTGGCTGTGGGCTCCAGCAACGTGCAGCTGAAGTGGAAGTGGCGGCACCTTCTCTCCATCGACTGGCTTCTCCAGGCGTCTGACAAGCAGCCCGACATGTACAtcgtctctctgtttttcaTGAAGAAGAACTACGGCTATCGTGAGGACGTGGCAGGGCACTGGCGGTTGCGCAAGCCAATGCACATCCTCAACCCGCGCGGCTTTGAAGTCCCGGTAGACGCGGCTGTAGTAGCTGAGTGCGCCTTCGACTCAGAAACACAGCAGTGGTACATTCAGCGCCTACGACCCGACAAGCTTGGCGCCAACTCTATCATCACCGCCATCTCGGTGTACGAGAGCCTCGTGGAAAACatctcccttccccacctACTCGAACTATTACAGGTGAAAACGGCGGAAGCGAAGAGGCAAGCCGACACCTTGGAGTGCGCCGCCCGCCCACgcgtcggcgcagcagatGCATCCGGGATGGTCTCCAGCATCGTGGACGCCGCCGAGGCCGAGAAGTTTGTAACAGCCAAGTTAACGTTGCGCGCCATTCGTGAAAGTCGCGGAAACGCCGAGCTTTACCTCAATGTCTACACAAACAGCACGAACAAGACGGTCATGCATCCGCTACCGTTTCCTCTTCGAAAGATACGCGACTGCATCGGGCTTGGCTACCACCCAGGTGCCGGTAGTGAGGCACTGGTGCCGAGTCTTGAGGAGGCGCTTTACATTCAACTGGCGAACGCTGGTGGGTGTTATGCGTGGTCGGACTACGTGGTCGACGCCTCCTATGACGGCGACAGTGGCTACTGGGAGGTCATCCACACCAACCCTCATGGGAACAACAAGGAAGCCATCTTCGACAACGTCATCGAACATCTTGACTGGGTCTTGCGACACCGCACAGCGCCGGAGGCAGCGACTCTATTGCAGCGCCGGAGGGACGCGCCACTGGTGGTGAGCCGCCCGCCCAGCTTCGAGGCAACTCAGCACACGAACAGGCACTACAGCAGCGTCGCGAAGGAACTAGTCAACGCGGAGCGCAGTGACCTTCGCCGCTTCAACAACTGGGTGAAGTCTGTGCTGCTCActaccacagcagcggccatCCGGGACGCACTTAAGCCTCCGGCAAAGCTACATGTGTTGGATGTCTGCGGAGGTCGTGGCGGCGACCTGCTCAAGTGGCAGCACATCCGCCCCGCCTTTCTCTTCATGACGGATGCCTCGGTTGAGTgtgtggcggaggcggccgccCGCTACAGCACGTCCGAGGGACAGAGCGTGAAGGTGGCCCACGGGAAGAAGGGATTCCCGGCGTTCTTTGCCGTGCACGACGCCTTCGACGAGTCCTCCGGACTGCGGGAGGACCTCCTTAAGCGGGGGCCATTTCAGCTTACCTCATGCCAGTTCTCGATGCACTATGGGTGTCGGTCAAAGGAGGGCATGCAGTATTTTGTCAAGGCTATCGCAGACTCCTTGGCGCCGCACGGGCGCTTTATCGGCACCACCGTGAGCGATGCAGAGCTTCTTATCCGCGCAAAGGAGCACGGCGCAGAATTCGGCAACGACGTGTACGATGTGCGCTTTAGCGCTGAAACGTTTGCGGAGCTAAAATCCGTGAACTTCGAGCCTTCTACCTTGTCGTTTGGAACCCCGTACGTCGCAAGAGTGGAGCGCAGCGTGCAGGACATGACGGAGTACCTTGTACCATGGGACGCCTTCGTAGCGCTCTGTGCGGAGCACCAGCTCACGCTCATGCTGGAAGACAACTTCATGCACTACTACGATCAGCACAAGGACACCAAGGCTGGCAACGCGATAGCGCTGGAGCAGTGCCGTaaacgcagcagcaatggcGACGTCGTGGACTCTCCGCTCTCACCGAGCGAACGAGCTGCGGTGGGGCTCTACCGACTTTTTGTGTTTGAAAAGACGAAGGTGAAGCTCTCCCGCTGCGGGCCGGCAGAGGGTAGGCAAGGCAGACGCGCTGAATGA